In one Thalassoroseus pseudoceratinae genomic region, the following are encoded:
- a CDS encoding tetratricopeptide repeat protein — protein MKYAGLILAVSWAGLWLTPDQQGQRLLEQKQFTDAAKTFDDPMRQGVAWYRAGEFEKAVQAFSRVSSAESSYNQGNAWVLLGKYDRAIQSYQHALKYRPSWKDAQENLALAKARAKQLESKGGDMGDQKLGADEIVFDQNKPKGGQDTEIAGEQAVSDASVQAIWLRQVQTKPADFLKAKFAYQNASETAGDNE, from the coding sequence ATGAAATATGCCGGCTTGATTTTGGCGGTTTCTTGGGCGGGGCTCTGGTTAACTCCAGACCAACAAGGACAACGTCTACTTGAACAAAAACAATTCACCGACGCCGCGAAGACGTTTGATGATCCGATGCGTCAAGGAGTCGCGTGGTATCGGGCAGGGGAGTTCGAGAAAGCGGTTCAGGCGTTTTCGCGTGTGTCTTCCGCTGAGTCCTCATACAATCAAGGCAATGCTTGGGTATTGCTCGGCAAATACGATCGTGCCATTCAGAGTTATCAACATGCTCTCAAATATCGTCCAAGCTGGAAGGATGCCCAAGAGAATTTAGCTCTCGCGAAAGCCCGTGCGAAACAGCTGGAATCGAAAGGCGGCGACATGGGTGATCAGAAGTTAGGAGCCGATGAGATCGTCTTCGATCAAAACAAGCCCAAGGGCGGACAAGACACGGAAATTGCCGGTGAGCAGGCGGTGTCGGACGCATCGGTGCAAGCGATTTGGCTTCGCCAGGTGCAAACCAAACCGGCTGACTTTCTCAAAGCCAAATTCGCCTACCAGAATGCCAGCGAAACCGCGGGAGACAACGAATGA
- a CDS encoding DUF58 domain-containing protein produces MSARVTIRLEELLLLKAEARGFSFGPRQPVSSLLAGRHASRLRGRGLAFEELRHYHQGDDIRTMDWKATARLRSPYVRVYSEERERPVLLVVDQRRPMFFGSQQAMKSVTAAEVAALGAWRTLDSGDRVGGLVFNEQEIVEVRPHRSQPRVLTLFHAICRLNTQLASNEPPEGKATLNQALEGALRVAKHDHLVVLITDLDGANDNTQRLATRLSAHNDVLVVAVYDPLGISLTGTPGMFANDIGRTWEIPSHSAFSRDFQAAFQRCLDRWREIFRALRVPVLPISTARPVVEQIRALFGNRPNTL; encoded by the coding sequence GGCCCCAGGCAGCCCGTTAGTTCGCTACTTGCGGGTCGGCATGCGTCTCGGTTGCGGGGTCGCGGTTTGGCATTCGAGGAACTACGGCATTACCACCAAGGCGACGACATCCGTACGATGGACTGGAAAGCGACCGCCCGACTTCGATCGCCATACGTTCGCGTCTATTCCGAGGAACGGGAACGGCCGGTGTTGTTGGTCGTCGATCAACGACGCCCCATGTTTTTCGGAAGCCAGCAGGCCATGAAATCGGTTACTGCTGCCGAAGTGGCTGCGTTGGGAGCGTGGAGGACTTTGGATTCCGGTGACCGTGTCGGCGGCTTAGTCTTCAACGAGCAGGAAATTGTGGAAGTCCGTCCGCATCGTAGCCAACCGCGAGTACTTACGCTCTTTCACGCGATTTGTCGTTTGAACACCCAACTCGCTTCGAATGAGCCGCCCGAGGGGAAGGCCACTTTGAATCAGGCGTTGGAAGGAGCGCTTCGCGTTGCCAAACACGATCATCTTGTGGTGCTGATCACCGATCTCGATGGAGCAAATGACAACACACAACGCTTGGCAACACGGCTTTCAGCTCACAACGATGTCCTCGTCGTTGCAGTCTACGATCCATTGGGCATCTCGTTGACGGGCACGCCAGGCATGTTCGCCAACGATATTGGGCGGACTTGGGAAATCCCGTCCCACTCAGCATTTTCGCGAGACTTCCAAGCGGCATTCCAAAGATGTCTCGATCGGTGGCGGGAAATTTTTCGTGCGCTTCGAGTTCCAGTTCTACCAATCTCCACTGCCCGCCCAGTGGTTGAGCAAATCCGGGCTCTCTTCGGAAATCGCCCCAACACACTATGA
- a CDS encoding VWA domain-containing protein, whose protein sequence is MPPRTSNRVAVRVPFGDRLAEAMGTTSQPDESPREIRKWVIPSLLWLLTLCAVARPQWVESPVTKTLPTRDLLLLVDLSSSMNQEDFTNKAGKKVDRLTAVKEVLGDFLEKRDGDRVGLVVFGDAAYLQAPFSTDLELSRRLLDECEVGMAGPRTAFGDAIGLGVGLFDESDAPAKTMIALTDGNDTKSQVPPVEAARVAAARDIRIYTVAIGDPTTAGEDKLDEQALKDVASAANGSYFFAGDRKSLEGIYSELDRLETRKVKTVSHRPRRDLFYWPVLMAVLISLGEKSLSLIRLRHVDRTAEEPQMISVNPLTGKLELGP, encoded by the coding sequence ATGCCGCCGCGAACCAGCAACCGGGTGGCAGTACGTGTGCCATTCGGAGACCGCTTGGCGGAGGCCATGGGAACAACGTCTCAGCCCGATGAATCACCGCGAGAGATCCGAAAATGGGTGATTCCCTCCCTTCTTTGGTTGTTGACGCTCTGTGCCGTCGCCCGTCCTCAATGGGTCGAGTCACCGGTGACAAAAACGCTTCCCACGCGAGATTTGCTCTTGCTTGTGGACCTTTCGAGTTCCATGAATCAAGAAGACTTCACCAACAAAGCCGGGAAAAAGGTCGACCGGTTAACGGCGGTGAAGGAAGTGCTCGGCGATTTCCTCGAAAAACGGGACGGGGATCGCGTAGGATTGGTTGTCTTTGGAGATGCGGCTTACCTGCAAGCTCCCTTCTCGACAGACTTGGAACTTTCACGACGGTTGTTAGACGAATGCGAAGTCGGCATGGCCGGTCCGCGTACGGCGTTCGGTGATGCGATCGGACTGGGTGTTGGTCTGTTTGATGAAAGTGATGCTCCCGCGAAAACCATGATTGCCCTAACCGACGGCAACGATACGAAAAGTCAAGTTCCGCCGGTCGAAGCGGCCCGCGTCGCCGCGGCCCGAGACATTCGAATCTATACCGTCGCCATCGGAGATCCAACGACGGCCGGTGAAGACAAACTCGATGAACAGGCACTCAAAGACGTGGCCTCCGCCGCGAACGGTTCCTACTTCTTTGCAGGGGATCGAAAAAGCCTAGAGGGGATCTACTCCGAATTAGATCGGCTCGAAACACGAAAAGTGAAAACGGTGAGTCACCGGCCGCGGCGTGACTTGTTCTATTGGCCGGTTCTGATGGCAGTGCTAATCTCGCTCGGTGAGAAATCCTTGAGTCTGATTCGGCTTCGGCACGTCGACAGAACAGCCGAAGAGCCACAGATGATTTCCGTCAATCCGCTCACCGGGAAATTGGAGTTGGGCCCATGA
- a CDS encoding transporter, with amino-acid sequence MELSRKFLLSVIGLCLLPTVGSAGDDSLFGGLLDGIYCEHRSVAELGPIETDRHDFTQSPRTVGAGVVQFEGGYSYFHKSQDGETENSHTTPELVTRIGITEDVELRLRMNYVWQFRDGEEDLTDLDSAEDIRYGLKLALTEQDGWTPESAVRVIASAPTGGSDFTTSHDEFGFDFVYEWRNEDEWSLAGSTGFGTDGLGEFSLVGLAGQALEGAEGDDGGQDRFTAFSQSVACGVPLAERTELYLEYFGIYSRGLRDDFTLNFFNAGVDYLLTPDWVIDFRIGAGLNEEADDLFVGVGGAYRFR; translated from the coding sequence CCGACAGTTGGTTCTGCCGGTGACGACAGCCTGTTTGGCGGATTGCTGGACGGGATCTACTGTGAGCACCGGTCGGTGGCCGAATTAGGTCCGATCGAGACGGATCGGCACGATTTCACGCAGTCGCCTCGGACTGTCGGTGCGGGCGTTGTGCAGTTTGAAGGCGGATATTCTTACTTCCACAAGAGCCAGGACGGTGAAACGGAAAACTCGCACACCACGCCGGAACTCGTGACCCGCATTGGGATCACTGAGGATGTGGAACTGCGATTGCGGATGAACTACGTCTGGCAGTTCCGCGATGGTGAAGAAGACCTGACGGATCTCGACAGTGCCGAAGATATTCGGTACGGCCTCAAATTGGCTCTCACCGAGCAAGACGGTTGGACGCCCGAAAGTGCTGTTCGCGTCATCGCTTCTGCACCGACCGGCGGAAGCGACTTCACAACGAGCCATGACGAATTTGGATTCGATTTCGTCTACGAATGGCGTAATGAGGATGAATGGTCTCTTGCGGGATCGACCGGATTCGGTACCGATGGCTTGGGGGAATTTTCTCTCGTCGGGCTCGCCGGTCAGGCATTGGAGGGAGCGGAAGGGGACGACGGAGGACAGGATCGGTTCACCGCGTTCTCACAGTCTGTCGCATGTGGCGTGCCGCTTGCGGAACGCACGGAATTGTACCTCGAGTACTTCGGGATTTACTCGCGTGGCTTACGGGACGATTTCACGCTGAACTTCTTCAACGCTGGGGTAGATTACCTGCTGACCCCGGATTGGGTGATTGATTTCCGCATTGGCGCAGGATTGAACGAGGAAGCAGACGATCTGTTCGTGGGTGTCGGTGGGGCCTACCGATTCCGTTGA
- a CDS encoding DUF4381 domain-containing protein has product MNDNSTSLDRLHDIAVPPPVPWWPPAPGWYVVLALAFLAVILLFVWQWRRWRANAYRRAALRELESAKTPDMISEILRRTALVFTPRATLSGLSGEQWPAWLASQSPEPMSDQVRKQLATAIYRPTKKVTDVNSLRAYAEVWIRKHSPKHRLDRN; this is encoded by the coding sequence ATGAACGATAATTCAACCAGCTTGGATCGGTTACACGACATTGCCGTTCCACCGCCCGTCCCCTGGTGGCCGCCAGCACCTGGATGGTACGTCGTCTTGGCGTTGGCATTCTTAGCAGTGATATTGTTGTTCGTTTGGCAATGGAGACGCTGGCGCGCGAACGCCTACCGGAGAGCCGCCCTACGAGAATTGGAGTCCGCGAAGACCCCGGACATGATCTCAGAAATCCTTCGCCGAACCGCGTTGGTGTTCACACCACGAGCAACACTTTCGGGACTATCGGGAGAACAGTGGCCCGCATGGCTGGCTTCGCAATCGCCAGAGCCGATGTCCGACCAAGTCCGCAAACAGTTAGCCACCGCGATTTATCGGCCCACGAAGAAAGTAACTGACGTCAACTCATTGCGAGCGTACGCGGAAGTCTGGATACGCAAGCACTCACCTAAACATCGCCTCGACCGAAACTAA
- a CDS encoding BatD family protein, producing MIGPTCRLLIVGMGMICLCRGFVSTVHGDVPRVVSKAQDPSVWKGERARFTVELRAEGPFVGAASFSIPQIPRSVIVKTGNPVVSSKEIDGESWLIQTHEFALFSQQTGTVTIPSFEVRFGNKEGFTGPEKDHTENVPTLKFEIKAPPKSRDDDFLVTVKQIEISETWDPEPKPASVGNIFRRTITQHADQMTGMALAAPPTKTPDGIQGYVGRPDVHDETERGEFSGTRTDVITYQMKQGGSWTIPAIKYVWWDAETEQYGSKTLPAVKFEVAAPAPQLETQPAEQNGPWRLLALGTVVLVAVLGWQRHRLAEWGRRAWRRWNPPERVAARKLLKACQQNDAKAAETAWLDWQNQRSRTGPLNATLQTATSELNSHLYGKQVTDSWQGQQLKQAFRDQLKMEKNSSINRSVDLPCLNPH from the coding sequence ATGATCGGACCGACGTGTCGTCTTCTGATCGTCGGCATGGGCATGATTTGTCTCTGCAGAGGATTCGTTTCGACGGTTCACGGCGATGTGCCGCGTGTTGTTAGCAAGGCTCAAGATCCGAGCGTTTGGAAGGGCGAGCGGGCTCGTTTCACCGTCGAACTCCGCGCGGAAGGTCCGTTTGTGGGTGCGGCGAGTTTCTCCATTCCTCAGATTCCACGCTCGGTGATTGTCAAGACTGGAAACCCCGTTGTGTCCTCGAAAGAGATCGACGGCGAATCTTGGTTGATCCAAACTCACGAGTTCGCATTGTTCTCGCAGCAAACGGGGACCGTCACGATTCCGAGCTTTGAAGTGCGGTTCGGCAACAAGGAAGGTTTCACCGGGCCGGAGAAAGATCACACCGAGAACGTTCCCACGCTAAAATTCGAGATCAAAGCCCCTCCGAAAAGTCGAGACGATGATTTTCTGGTGACAGTGAAGCAGATTGAAATTAGCGAGACATGGGACCCGGAACCTAAACCGGCATCTGTTGGCAACATCTTTCGCCGGACCATTACACAGCACGCGGACCAAATGACGGGAATGGCTCTTGCGGCACCACCAACCAAGACGCCAGACGGAATTCAGGGCTATGTCGGACGTCCCGACGTTCACGACGAAACGGAGCGAGGAGAATTCTCGGGAACCCGAACGGACGTCATCACCTATCAGATGAAACAGGGCGGGAGTTGGACGATTCCTGCAATTAAGTATGTCTGGTGGGACGCGGAGACGGAACAATACGGCTCAAAGACGCTCCCTGCAGTGAAATTCGAAGTCGCCGCGCCCGCCCCACAATTGGAAACACAACCTGCTGAGCAAAACGGTCCGTGGAGACTGCTCGCGTTGGGAACTGTTGTGCTCGTGGCGGTGCTGGGTTGGCAACGGCATCGATTGGCTGAATGGGGGCGGCGAGCGTGGCGAAGGTGGAATCCGCCGGAACGCGTTGCAGCCCGCAAATTGCTCAAAGCCTGCCAACAGAATGATGCGAAAGCGGCCGAGACGGCTTGGTTGGATTGGCAGAACCAGCGTTCGCGGACCGGACCATTGAACGCAACTCTACAGACTGCAACCTCGGAACTGAATTCGCATCTCTACGGCAAGCAAGTCACGGATTCCTGGCAAGGGCAGCAATTGAAGCAAGCTTTCCGAGACCAACTGAAAATGGAGAAGAACTCCTCAATCAACCGTTCCGTTGATCTTCCCTGCCTCAACCCACATTGA
- a CDS encoding vWA domain-containing protein, whose translation MSDFFTNFHFIRPGWLLLIPVVAGLWWIWQRRVDPLRGWRKQMAPELLDALTIGRNIKTRHSTIGLLIGWIVGAVAVAGPTWKLEPNPFAEDAQPLMILLKASESMKLPPPTPSRLERAQLKIAELVKKRTGQPLGLIAYAGSAHLVLPPTRDTEVVAQMAAEIQPEIMPVPGDRLDIALEKAGKLFKADSNGGAVLVLADSVDLAAQAVTDAHRKAGNFPVQFLSLTGEDSPEDKTIRVVATAMNASVQVLTGDDEDLEAITKFAERKSAASLAGESTRWQEAGYWLTPILALMVAYSFRRRSFANRETQL comes from the coding sequence ATGAGTGATTTCTTCACCAACTTCCATTTCATTCGTCCTGGTTGGCTTCTGTTGATTCCGGTTGTTGCCGGTTTGTGGTGGATTTGGCAACGACGCGTCGATCCACTTCGGGGTTGGCGAAAACAAATGGCCCCGGAACTTCTCGACGCGCTCACGATAGGGCGAAACATCAAGACACGGCATTCCACGATCGGCCTTCTCATCGGTTGGATCGTAGGAGCCGTTGCGGTTGCTGGTCCGACTTGGAAACTAGAGCCCAATCCGTTCGCGGAGGATGCTCAACCATTGATGATTCTATTGAAGGCGAGTGAAAGCATGAAGCTTCCTCCACCAACGCCATCGCGACTGGAACGAGCGCAACTCAAAATTGCCGAGTTGGTCAAGAAAAGAACCGGGCAACCATTAGGACTGATTGCCTATGCCGGTTCCGCCCATCTGGTGCTTCCGCCGACTCGCGATACGGAAGTTGTCGCCCAGATGGCAGCAGAAATTCAACCGGAGATCATGCCGGTCCCAGGCGATCGGTTGGATATCGCTTTGGAGAAGGCAGGGAAGTTGTTCAAGGCGGATTCCAACGGAGGAGCGGTGTTGGTATTAGCGGACTCCGTTGATCTTGCCGCGCAAGCGGTGACTGACGCCCACCGCAAGGCGGGGAACTTCCCGGTGCAATTCCTCTCGCTGACGGGGGAAGATAGCCCGGAAGACAAAACCATCCGCGTCGTCGCAACGGCGATGAACGCTTCTGTGCAAGTTCTCACCGGAGATGACGAAGATCTCGAAGCGATTACGAAATTCGCGGAACGAAAATCGGCTGCGTCGCTTGCGGGTGAGAGCACTCGTTGGCAAGAAGCCGGTTACTGGCTGACCCCCATCTTGGCATTGATGGTTGCGTATTCGTTTCGTCGTCGATCCTTCGCAAATCGGGAGACGCAATTATGA